The Bubalus bubalis isolate 160015118507 breed Murrah chromosome 18, NDDB_SH_1, whole genome shotgun sequence genome contains a region encoding:
- the CAPNS1 gene encoding calpain small subunit 1, with the protein MFLVNSFLKGGGGGGGGGGLGNVLGGLISGAGGGGGGGGGGGGGGGGGTAMRILGGVISAISEAAAQYNPEPLPPRTHYSNIEANESEEVRQFRRLFAQLAGDDMEVSATELMNILNKVVTRHPDLKTDGFGIDTCRSMVAVMDSDTTGKLGFEEFKYLWNNIKKWQAIYKQFDVDRSGTIGSSELPGAFEAAGFHLNEHLYNMIIRRYSDEGGNMDFDNFISCLVRLDAMFRAFKSLDKDGTGQIQVNIQEWLQLTMYS; encoded by the exons ATGTTCCTGGTTAACTCGTTCTTGAAGGGTGGCGGAGGCGGCGGAGGAGGCGGGGGTCTAGGGAATGTGCTTGGAGGCCTTATCagcggggctggaggaggaggcggcggcggcggcggcggcggcggcggcggcggcggcggaacAGCCATGCGCATCCTGGGCGGGGTCATTAGCGCCATTAG TGAGGCGGCTGCGCAGTACAACCCAGAGCCCCTG CCCCCTCGCACACATTACTCCAACATCGAGGCCAATGAGAGTGAGGAGGTACGGCAGTTCCGGAGGCTTTTTGCACAGCTGGCTGGAGAT GACATGGAGGTCAGTGCCACAGAACTCATGAACATTCTCAACAAAGTGGTGACCCGAC ATCCTGATCTGAAGACTGATGGCTTTGGCATTGACACATGTCGCAGCATGGTGGCTGTAATGGAT AGTGACACGACTGGCAAACTGGGCTTCGAAGAATTCAAGTACTTGTGGAACAACATCAAAAAGTGGCAG GCCATATACAAACAGTTTGATGTTGACCGTTCAGGGACCATTGGCAGCAGTGAACTCCCAGGGGCCTTTGAGGCAGCAG GATTCCACCTGAATGAACATCTCTACAACATGATCATCCGACGCTACTCAGATGAGGGAGGGAACATGGATTTTGACAATTTCATCAGCTGCCTGGtcagactggatgccatgttcc GTGCCTTCAAATCTCTCGACAAAGATGGCACTGGACAAATCCAGGTGAACATCCAGGAG TGGCTGCAGCTGACCATGTACTCCTGA
- the LOC102393658 gene encoding cytochrome c oxidase subunit 7A1, mitochondrial, with protein MRALRVSQALVRSFSSTARNRFENRVAEKQKLFQEDNGLPVHLKGGATDNILYRVTMTLCLGGTLYSLYCLGWASFPHKK; from the exons ATGAGGGCCCTGCGG GTCTCCCAAGCGCTGGTCCGCTCCTTTAGCTCAACCGCCCGGAACCGCTTCGAGAACCGAGTAGCTGAGAAACAGAAGCTCTTCCAG GAGGACAATGGCCTCCCGGTGCACTTGAAGGGCGGTGCAACAGACAACATCCTGTATCGAGTGACGATGACTCTGTGTCTGGGGG GCACTCTCTACAGCCTGTACTGCCTTGGCTGGGCCTCCTTCCCTCACAAGAAGTGA